From the Lampris incognitus isolate fLamInc1 chromosome 6, fLamInc1.hap2, whole genome shotgun sequence genome, one window contains:
- the sigirr gene encoding single Ig IL-1-related receptor, whose product MKTLVLVASLLACAGWSDWTLSVFVDAQSCVDEGRFKEQVFSVGGGAPYQLSCPLEPALLNSSPQLQVSWMKDCIQLPRPSPSSPVQILLAAEGKAYLEFSRPGFKDQGNYTCVVRDNNTASYTVQLSVKESQCSEAPEFKPSGGPAELWANVGSTAKLNCTALLQWDPSEMPCDTALHWSKNGNPLTNHTLFPLNTSSWSPDTGQVMVSSLLEVTLNEQEDFGLYSCTVRNTSADFVLQSAHQPTHVAAVIAAILLLLLLAVVAVVYSKCELNLRLWYRDAYGEYELNDGKLHDAYVSYVNNEYDRKFVNFILKPHLEKMNGYKLHLNDNDILPGTEPSAELLMNMSRSRRLIVVFSHAYLEQDWCCSNFRRGLLHLLEVSQRPILVTLEGQLKRMRPEIRDQLREHQHRLTVLTWRHNSVTPSSVFWKELALAMPRRVVFQTESVGDPQTLLQDDKDPMLSLNPDYLDCCSDTDPAGDLGVRLPVYRGLTSRAPVLPAAPVTETEPKFTDVDVSDLGSRNYGARTDFYCLVTEDDM is encoded by the exons ATGAAGACGCTGGTTTTGGTCGCTTCTCTGCTGGCCTGCGCCGGCTGGTCGGACTGGACCCTTTCGGTCTTTGTTGACG CCCAGAGTTGCGTGGACGAGGGGAGATTTAAGGAGCAGGTGTTCTCCGTGGGGGGTGGGGCTCCGTATCAGCTGAGTTGTCCTCTTGAGCCAGCTCTTCTGAATAGCTCCCCCCAGCTCCAGGTGAGCTGGATGAAGGACTGCATTCAGCTGCCCCGGCCTTCCCCCTCTAGCCCTGTCCAGATCCTGCTCGCTGCGGAGGGGAAGGCCTACTTGGAGTTCTCCAGGCCCGGTTTTAAGGACCAGGGGAACTACACTTGTGTGGTGagggataacaacacagcctcctACACCGTGCAGCTCTCTGTTAAGG AGTCCCAGTGTTCAGAAGCCCCCGAATTTAAGCCTAGTGGGGGACCAGCTGAGCTCTGGGCGAATGTGGGCTCCACTGCAAAACTGAACTGCACTGCTCTCCTTCAGTGGGACCCAAGTGAGATGCCATGTGACACCGCCCTGCACTGGAGCAAAAATGGCAACCCTCTCACCAACCACACCCTTTTCCCACTGAACACATCTTCATG GTCCCCTGACACGGGTCAAGTGATGGTGAGCAGTCTACTGGAGGTCACCCTGAATGAGCAGGAAGACTTTGGGCTCTACAGTTGCACAGTGAGGAACACCTCTGCTGACTTTGTTCTGCAGAGTGCAC ACCAGCCCACCCACGTAGCGGCTGTCATTGcggccatcctcctcctcctcctcttggccGTCGTTGCCGTGGTGTACTCTAAGTGTGAACTGAACCTCAGGCTGTGGTACAGGGATGCTTACGGGGAATATGAACTCAACG ATGGAAAACTACACGACGCCTACGTCTCCTATGTGAACAACGAGTACGACAGGAAATTTGTCAATTTTATTCTCAAACCTCACCTGGAGAAGATGAATGGGTACAAGTTGCACCTAAACGACAACGACATCCTACCTGGCACCG AACCGTCGGCCGAGTTGCTTATGAACATGAGCCGCAGCCGACGTCTCATCGTGGTGTTCTCCCACGCGTACCTGGAGCAGGACTGGTGCTGCAGCAACTTCAG GCGGGGCCTGCTGCACTTGTTGGAGGTGTCTCAGCGCCCAATCCTCGTCACGCTGGAGGGCCAGCTCAAACGTATGAGACCGGAGATCAGGGATCAGCTCCGCGAGCACCAGCACCGCCTCACCGTGCTCACCTGGAGGCACAACTCTGTG ACCCCTTCTTCGGTTTTCTGGAAGGAGCTGGCCTTAGCCATGCCCCGCAGGGTGGTCTTCCAAACCGAATCCGTGGGTGATCCGCAGACCTTGTTGCAAGACGACAAGGACCCCATGCTTTCGCTCAACCCAGACTACCTGGACTGCTGCTCAGACACCGACCCTGCTGGAGACCTGG GGGTGCGTCTTCCGGTGTACAGAGGCCTTACATCCAGGGCTCCCGTCCTCCCTGCAGCGCCCGTAACTGAGACTGAACCCAAGTTCACAGACGTCGACGTGTCGGACCTGGGGTCACGCAATTACGGAGCCCGGACAGATTTCTACTGTCTGGTCACCGAGGACGATATGTGA